The DNA window CGAAAAAGAACAAAATAAACCAAAGAAGGAGAGAAAACAATGAAAAAGATACTTTGCGTATTGCTGGTGATCGTGCTTCTCGGTGCGCTGTCCGCGTCGCTGTTCGCGTGTAAGTCCACCCCGCGCGACGAAATCTTGAAGCTTTATTTCCCGGGCGAATATATCGACGAGGATATTTTCCCGATCTTCGAAAGCTGGTATAAAGAGCAGACGGGGAAGAACGTCAAGGTCGTGTTGGACGAATTCGACGCGGTCGAAAACATTCAGCTTGCGGTCGAAGGAAGCAAAGCGGATTACGATATCCTTTGCCCGAGCGACTATATGGTCGAGTATCTGATCAAAAAGCAGCTCGTCCTTCCTTTCGATCAAGAGATCGTCGGCGCAGTCTCTTCCGCGACGTTCAAGAGCGATTACGTCGAACTGATGAAACTGTACGATCCCAATCTTCAATATGCGATCCCGTATATGTACGGAACGCTCGGCATCGTCTACGATAAGAGCAAGACGAATAAAGAGATCACGAGTTGGGACGCGCTGTTCGGAAGAGAATTCTCCGGTCATATCTCGGTCAAAGATTCCATCCGCGACGCATACGCGGCGGCTTGCCTGTACAATGCGCGCACGACTCTTTCCGGACTTTCGGGCGCGGAGCAAAAGGCCGCCGTCCAAGCCGTTTTCGAAGACACGACCGCGGAGACCGTCAACAAGGCGAAGAATACCCTCCTCGGCGTCAAGAGAGTCGAAGGCAACGTCTGGGACGTGGACGATATCAAATACGAAATGGGCGCGAATAAGAGCAACGTCGCGGTCGCTTTGATGTGGAGCTGCGACGCGGGTTACGTTATGAACGACTACGAGGATCTGGACGGGAAAATGCACGCCGGAAACCGCAACCTTTGGTACGTCGTTCCCGAAGAAGGCGGCAACGTCTATATCGATAACCTCGTGATCAATAAATATGCGAAAAACGCGGAAGCGGCGAATTACTTCCTGAAATTCCTTTGCAGAGCGGATATCGCGAAGACGAACAGCGAATGGGCGGGCGCCGTCAGCATCGTCGCGGCGGTGTTTGACGAACTGTACGAAGAGTACACCGCGGACGAAGACGGAATGTTCGAAGGTGCGCCGACCGGTTGGAAGGAAATGTTCCTCGAAACGATGTTCCCGTCGAGCGCGACTTTGAACCGCTGCGGCGTGATGAAAGACCTCGGCGACGGCAAGACCCGCGTTTCCACGATGTGGTCGCAGATCCAATAAGGTTTTTTTCGAAAAAAGAAAATAAAAATCCCGACGGCAATCCGTCGGGATTTTTTCGTTTGCGTCGGCTCGGCGCGTCAACTCAAAAGCGGAATCATTAAGGAGAGCAGGGGGACGGTCGCGATGCAGGAAAGCGTGCTGATAAGGACGGTGCACGCCGCGGAAGTCTGCCCTTCGTTGATGAGCTCTGACATATTGAGAACCATGCTCGCACTCGGGCAACACCCGAGGACGAAGAAACAAATTTTGACGTAGGTCGGGATCGGGATGAAGAAGATCACCGCGAAGGAAAGCAGAGGATAGACGACGTTTTTGATCGCGGTCGCGATATAGACGCGCGGATTCAAGAAGAGATCGCGCGGCGTAACGGTCGCGAGGCGCATTCCGAGGATCAGCATACACATCGGCGTCGTCATCCTGCCGAGAAGCTCGACTGCGGGCGCGATCGCGCTCGGAAGCTTCGTCGCGGTGAAGAAAAGGGGCAGGGCGACCAAAAGGGAGACGGTCGTCGGATTGACGATCATATTGCGGACGCTCATTTTATTCCTGTCCCAAGCGATGATGCCGACGGCGAGCGACCAAGAGATCAAGTTCAAGCTGACGGAAAAGACGGTCGAGAACGCGACGACTTCGGGATGCGTCGGCAGGATCGCTTCGATCAGGGGGACGCCGAAAAATCCGACGTTCGCAAGAGAGGACGCGATCGAGCAGATTCGGTTACGGACGTCGTCGAACTTGCGCTTCAAAATCAGCGTCATCGAGCAGATGACGACGATCTGCATCGCGGTGCAAAGCCCGAAGAATATCCCCATCTGACGCAAAAAATCCATCGTGAAAGTGGCGGCATTCAGGGAGTAGAGGATCAGGCAGGGCTGGCAAACGAATAAAAGAACGCGGGCGAACGCGCTGATAGATTCGGGCTTTACCGTCTTCGATTTTACGAAGAGAAACCCGGGGATCGCATAAGCGAGCATTAAAGCTACGGTCGTTAACGTCGTAAAAAATTGCATAGTTGCATTATATCACGCGTCGTTTTATTGGTAAAGAGATTTATTCGAAAGGTTTTTCGATTGCGATCGATCAAAACGCAAGTTTTTCGAGGGCTCTTTTATAGATCTCCGCGGCTTTTACGAGGGCGGAAAGGCGGACGCATTCGTCCGCTTGATGGATCTTGCTGTCCTCTCCCGGGAAGACGGGACCGAACGCAACGGCATTCGGGAAAGCGCGCGCGTAGGTCGCTCCGCCGATCGAGATCGGAGCCGCGTTTTCGCCCGTGACTTCGTTATAGGCGGCGATCAAAGCGGAAACGAGTTCGGAATCGGGCGCGACGAACAAGGGGAGATGCCGCCCCGAGACGGTGACCGTCGCTTCGGGCAGCGCGCTTTTTATCGCGGCGAGGACGGTCTCTTCTTTGACCGTGACGGGATAGCGGATATCCAGTCCGAAAGAGACGGAGTCTCCCTCGGTCTTCGCGTAGCCGACGTTCATCGTCAAAGCGCCGCTTTTTTCGTCCGAACAGGCGATTTTGAGCCCGCTGCCGTCCGTCTTGAAGAAAGCGTCGTACAGGTCGGCGATGAATTCATTAGAACTTTTCGCCGCGAAAAGGAGCTTCAAGATCGCGTTCTCGCCTTTATCGGGCGTCGAACCGTGCGCGGAGACGCCTTTCGCGGTGAG is part of the Clostridia bacterium genome and encodes:
- a CDS encoding extracellular solute-binding protein translates to MKKILCVLLVIVLLGALSASLFACKSTPRDEILKLYFPGEYIDEDIFPIFESWYKEQTGKNVKVVLDEFDAVENIQLAVEGSKADYDILCPSDYMVEYLIKKQLVLPFDQEIVGAVSSATFKSDYVELMKLYDPNLQYAIPYMYGTLGIVYDKSKTNKEITSWDALFGREFSGHISVKDSIRDAYAAACLYNARTTLSGLSGAEQKAAVQAVFEDTTAETVNKAKNTLLGVKRVEGNVWDVDDIKYEMGANKSNVAVALMWSCDAGYVMNDYEDLDGKMHAGNRNLWYVVPEEGGNVYIDNLVINKYAKNAEAANYFLKFLCRADIAKTNSEWAGAVSIVAAVFDELYEEYTADEDGMFEGAPTGWKEMFLETMFPSSATLNRCGVMKDLGDGKTRVSTMWSQIQ
- a CDS encoding AEC family transporter, producing MQFFTTLTTVALMLAYAIPGFLFVKSKTVKPESISAFARVLLFVCQPCLILYSLNAATFTMDFLRQMGIFFGLCTAMQIVVICSMTLILKRKFDDVRNRICSIASSLANVGFFGVPLIEAILPTHPEVVAFSTVFSVSLNLISWSLAVGIIAWDRNKMSVRNMIVNPTTVSLLVALPLFFTATKLPSAIAPAVELLGRMTTPMCMLILGMRLATVTPRDLFLNPRVYIATAIKNVVYPLLSFAVIFFIPIPTYVKICFFVLGCCPSASMVLNMSELINEGQTSAACTVLISTLSCIATVPLLSLMIPLLS